In Streptomyces sp. NBC_01439, the following are encoded in one genomic region:
- a CDS encoding class I SAM-dependent methyltransferase — protein sequence MASRSTPPSSRAPGRPVGSVTRGTTNPNRLRRMDRWIAATHGAALRRAEAPVAVDLGYGAAPWTAVELLARLRDAAPRVRVVGIEIEPARVAGAKPYEREGLSFRHGGFEVPLDGGARPALIRAANVLRQYDEEQVAEVWARLCGRLAPDGLLVEGTCDEIGRRHVWVALGPEGARTVTFATRLGSLERPSDLAERLPKALIHRNVPGEPVHAFLRDFDRAWAAAAPYAAYGARQRWIRTARALAGDWPLVDGPRRWRQGELTLPWEALRPVG from the coding sequence ATGGCCTCCCGCAGTACCCCGCCCTCCAGCCGCGCGCCCGGCCGCCCCGTGGGCTCGGTGACGCGCGGCACGACCAATCCGAACCGGTTGCGCCGGATGGACCGCTGGATCGCAGCCACCCACGGGGCGGCGCTGCGGCGTGCGGAGGCCCCGGTCGCGGTGGACCTGGGCTACGGGGCCGCGCCCTGGACGGCGGTCGAGCTGCTGGCGCGGCTGCGGGACGCGGCGCCACGGGTGCGGGTGGTCGGCATCGAGATCGAGCCGGCGCGGGTGGCGGGTGCGAAGCCGTACGAGCGGGAGGGGCTGAGCTTCCGGCACGGTGGTTTCGAGGTGCCGCTGGACGGCGGGGCCCGCCCGGCGCTGATCCGCGCGGCGAACGTATTGCGCCAGTACGACGAGGAGCAGGTCGCCGAGGTCTGGGCGCGGCTGTGCGGGCGGCTGGCCCCGGACGGGCTGCTGGTTGAGGGGACCTGCGACGAGATCGGGCGGCGGCACGTGTGGGTGGCGCTGGGGCCGGAGGGGGCGCGCACGGTGACGTTCGCGACCCGGCTGGGCTCCCTGGAGCGCCCCTCCGACCTGGCGGAACGGCTGCCCAAGGCGCTGATCCACCGGAACGTGCCGGGCGAGCCGGTGCACGCGTTCCTGCGCGACTTCGACCGGGCGTGGGCGGCGGCGGCCCCGTACGCCGCGTACGGGGCGCGGCAGCGCTGGATCCGGACGGCGCGGGCGCTGGCCGGCGACTGGCCGCTGGTGGACGGTCCCCGGCGGTGGCGGCAGGGGGAACTGACCCTGCCCTGGGAGGCGTTGCGCCCAGTGGGGTGA